The following are from one region of the Aquirufa lenticrescens genome:
- a CDS encoding DUF2271 domain-containing protein, which yields MIHSIALSLLSLTPSASHGLLTSHFENVLGTSLDLKIIASSEAAASTAESKVLAEINRLNDILSSRESSEFNVWRSSHGESIEISSELREVLQHFEEWNVKTDGALNPASEHIAKMWASEIPSEGARENAVNEVNQAHWSLDENGATRLSDTELKLHSFTKSYVMEKAAEEAMKEEGVAGVVVNIGGDFVVKGDWTEKIGVSDPRNAGENAEVLGYIQVNNQAVATSGDYRRGSDIDGVHYSHIMDPRTAEPASEVISATVAHEDAVTAGALATAFNVVGVAASINLAAQYPEASYLIVDKEGAEYRSDNWPATSVEKSAISLVNIKEKLWTAGQTLDINFELARFEGRARRPFVAVWIEDEDHKPVKRIAVWYNKPRWLPDLRSWFAAKREVEFDAASVTGATRGAGQYTLVWDGKNDAGEYVPLGKYTVFIEAAREHGTYQLIKQEMKFNGKSASQTLPGGEEMTAASLVYKAK from the coding sequence ATGATCCATTCAATCGCCCTAAGTCTACTTAGTTTAACGCCCAGCGCGTCTCATGGCCTTTTGACCTCCCATTTTGAAAATGTATTAGGTACTTCGCTGGATTTAAAAATCATCGCTTCGTCAGAGGCCGCTGCTTCCACCGCAGAATCGAAGGTATTAGCGGAGATTAATCGTTTAAATGATATCCTTTCTTCCCGTGAATCTTCGGAGTTTAATGTATGGCGCTCGTCACACGGCGAGTCCATCGAAATTTCTTCTGAATTACGTGAGGTGTTACAGCATTTCGAAGAATGGAATGTGAAAACGGACGGAGCTTTGAATCCGGCCTCGGAACATATTGCCAAAATGTGGGCATCAGAAATCCCCTCTGAAGGTGCGCGTGAAAATGCGGTGAATGAAGTGAATCAGGCGCATTGGTCACTAGACGAAAACGGAGCGACGCGATTATCGGATACAGAATTGAAATTACACAGTTTTACAAAGTCCTATGTGATGGAGAAAGCAGCCGAAGAGGCGATGAAAGAAGAGGGCGTGGCTGGTGTAGTCGTGAATATAGGCGGAGATTTTGTGGTGAAGGGAGATTGGACAGAGAAAATAGGCGTGTCTGATCCGCGAAATGCGGGGGAGAACGCGGAGGTTTTAGGCTATATCCAAGTGAATAATCAAGCGGTGGCGACATCGGGCGATTATAGAAGAGGTTCGGATATCGATGGCGTGCATTATTCGCACATCATGGATCCGCGGACGGCGGAACCAGCTTCGGAAGTGATTTCGGCGACGGTGGCGCACGAGGATGCGGTGACGGCGGGGGCTTTGGCAACTGCATTTAACGTAGTAGGCGTGGCGGCATCGATCAATTTAGCGGCTCAGTATCCGGAGGCATCGTATTTAATCGTGGACAAAGAGGGTGCGGAATATAGAAGTGACAACTGGCCGGCGACGTCAGTAGAGAAGTCCGCGATCAGCTTAGTGAATATAAAAGAGAAGTTGTGGACTGCAGGCCAAACATTGGATATCAATTTCGAACTTGCTCGTTTCGAAGGTCGGGCGCGTCGTCCGTTCGTGGCGGTTTGGATTGAGGATGAAGATCACAAACCGGTGAAAAGAATCGCAGTTTGGTATAATAAGCCACGTTGGTTGCCAGATTTGCGCTCATGGTTTGCGGCGAAGAGAGAGGTGGAATTTGATGCCGCTTCGGTGACGGGAGCGACGCGTGGGGCGGGGCAGTATACCTTGGTTTGGGATGGGAAGAATGATGCGGGGGAATATGTACCTTTGGGGAAATATACCGTGTTTATTGAGGCAGCTCGTGAGCACGGAACGTATCAGTTGATTAAGCAAGAAATGAAGTTTAACGGGAAGTCAGCTAGCCAAACATTACCCGGCGGCGAGGAGATGACCGCGGCTTCTTTAGTCTATAAAGCAAAGTAA
- a CDS encoding DsbA family oxidoreductase, protein MKIEIWSDIMCPFCYIGKRHLEKALETFPGKDEVEIEWKSFQLDPTIPMDLGDETSVYDYLAARKGISLEQVKLMHDRVCEMAESVGLHYDFDQAKVANSLKSHHLIQYAKDQGKGDAIEERLFQAYFMEGKNLALDEALVECGEAVGLEREGILNALQDENYAYRVKQDIQEGENLGVRGVPFFVFDRKYGISGAEPIEVFTKTLLQTAAE, encoded by the coding sequence ATGAAAATCGAGATTTGGAGTGATATCATGTGTCCGTTTTGCTACATAGGCAAGAGGCATTTGGAAAAGGCATTAGAAACGTTCCCTGGAAAAGATGAAGTGGAGATCGAGTGGAAGAGTTTTCAATTAGACCCCACGATCCCGATGGACCTAGGCGATGAGACAAGCGTTTACGATTATTTAGCCGCTAGAAAAGGAATCTCGTTAGAGCAAGTGAAATTGATGCACGACCGCGTTTGTGAAATGGCGGAGAGCGTAGGTTTGCACTATGATTTTGACCAGGCCAAAGTTGCCAATTCTCTAAAATCCCACCACCTCATCCAATACGCGAAAGACCAGGGCAAAGGCGATGCCATCGAAGAACGCTTATTTCAGGCCTATTTTATGGAGGGCAAAAACCTAGCACTCGATGAAGCGCTCGTGGAATGTGGAGAAGCTGTAGGACTAGAACGCGAGGGAATTCTGAATGCTTTGCAAGACGAGAATTACGCATACCGCGTGAAGCAAGATATTCAAGAGGGAGAGAACTTAGGCGTGCGAGGCGTGCCCTTCTTTGTTTTTGACAGAAAATACGGCATTTCCGGTGCCGAACCCATCGAAGTGTTTACCAAAACCTTATTGCAAACAGCCGCAGAATGA
- a CDS encoding sugar phosphate isomerase/epimerase family protein, translated as MKIKHLVIVCLLALPAFVQAQKLYTYPLGVQAYTFRNQFPKDVAKTLDLIKSMGITEIEGGAQKGQTAAEFKQMCADRGISVPSTGVGYEQLENPAEAIANAKTLGAKFVMCAWIPHKVRGGFTLEEAEKAVALFNKAGKQFKENGLTLCYHDHGYEFQPFGKDETLLDYIIKNTNPEYVSFEMDVLWTMHGGGAAMPEKLLKKYPTRFKLMHVKDLRKGVAGDLTGGTPAENDVPVGTGQGNWKAIIKLAKKNGIEHCFIEDESNQEEQFVPISIAYLKSL; from the coding sequence ATGAAAATTAAACACCTTGTTATTGTGTGCCTTTTGGCATTACCTGCTTTCGTACAAGCACAAAAATTATACACCTATCCTCTTGGCGTTCAAGCCTATACTTTTCGAAATCAATTTCCTAAAGATGTAGCGAAGACGCTTGATCTGATTAAATCGATGGGCATCACTGAAATAGAAGGTGGCGCCCAAAAGGGTCAGACTGCAGCAGAGTTCAAGCAAATGTGTGCGGATCGCGGAATTAGCGTTCCTTCTACTGGAGTGGGTTACGAGCAATTAGAGAACCCAGCGGAGGCAATTGCTAATGCGAAAACACTAGGCGCGAAATTTGTGATGTGTGCGTGGATCCCTCATAAAGTTCGTGGAGGCTTTACTTTAGAAGAAGCGGAGAAGGCTGTTGCTTTATTCAATAAGGCAGGAAAGCAATTCAAAGAAAATGGATTGACACTTTGTTACCACGACCATGGCTACGAGTTCCAGCCTTTTGGCAAAGATGAAACTCTCTTAGATTACATCATCAAAAACACGAATCCGGAATACGTTTCTTTCGAAATGGATGTGTTGTGGACGATGCATGGGGGTGGCGCAGCGATGCCTGAGAAGCTATTGAAGAAATACCCGACACGTTTCAAGTTAATGCACGTAAAAGATTTGCGCAAAGGCGTGGCAGGCGATTTAACTGGCGGAACTCCAGCGGAAAACGATGTTCCGGTGGGAACGGGTCAAGGAAACTGGAAGGCGATCATCAAACTTGCGAAGAAGAATGGCATCGAGCATTGCTTCATTGAAGACGAAAGTAATCAAGAGGAGCAGTTTGTACCTATTAGTATTGCGTACTTGAAGAGTCTTTAG
- a CDS encoding GNAT family N-acetyltransferase yields the protein MPITYLPQPKITAQDFIDILDKSTLGLRRPLADKEAMQIMFDHGNVYIGAYDDEKLVGLARVMTDFVFTSYLSDLAIDEAYQHQGIGKQLILEVKKFIPRAKVILLAAPAAEGYYPKIGMKNHGHCYVLDSLDEIK from the coding sequence ATGCCCATCACCTACCTTCCCCAGCCTAAAATTACTGCCCAAGATTTCATCGACATCCTGGACAAGTCGACCTTAGGCTTACGCCGTCCTCTGGCGGATAAGGAAGCAATGCAGATCATGTTCGATCACGGTAATGTGTATATAGGCGCTTACGATGACGAGAAATTAGTGGGTTTAGCACGCGTAATGACCGATTTTGTCTTTACTAGCTATCTTTCTGATCTTGCAATAGATGAGGCCTACCAGCACCAAGGCATAGGGAAACAATTAATCTTAGAAGTGAAAAAATTTATTCCTCGGGCTAAAGTTATCTTGCTGGCGGCACCGGCAGCGGAGGGTTATTATCCTAAAATTGGGATGAAAAATCACGGGCATTGTTACGTTTTAGACAGCTTGGATGAAATCAAATAG
- a CDS encoding SusC/RagA family TonB-linked outer membrane protein — protein MKTKITSLLTLILVFMMQVSFAQKATKTVTGTVADENGQPLVGASVIVNGTKTGTNTDKSGKFSIAAADGQSLTFSFVGYNKSTVAVTSATSSVQVALTSDNTLDEVIVTSYSTSTKQSFTGTAKVVDAKNIERKNFSNISKGLAGEAAGVTVINSSGQPGTSAAIRIRGIGTVNGSRGPLYVLDGVPFEGNINSINPGDIENTTILKDAAATAIYGSRGANGVVVINTKKGSKTGDAVIELELKSGQNMSLLPRYSTIKSPEQYIGLTWEGWYNRGVALANANPTAYANTNLFANMPNYNMWTVPAAQLIDPVTRQVVPGTQRRYIPENWADYAFQNSNRNEANLKISGGNSKTRYFASYGALEDVGYSVNTDYKRYSTRLNLTHNPKSWLSSTTNIGYSYGVTNNPGQSSDSGSVFWFVDNLPPIYPLFLHDNTTSQYVRDPYYNGYQYDYGVGRGFGALTNSIADAKLGIRNTKSHDVNASTSLNIQITPGLSLENKLGLQYSNASLDNQNNPFYGPNAGQGGYIYKQKTENLNYNLLNLLRYKKSFDVHNFEAFVAHESYATETKFMWASMYKLVMPDGVEFNNAVISNPPGSYLNNYSLESYFGQLNYDYDGKYFLSATVRRDGSSRFLKNKWGDFGSVGAAWLVSKEAFMENVPLIKDLKLKASYGLIGEQGGIGLYPGYDLFQVQNLNSNISLSFVSKGNPDLTWEVSKQMQVGAEFKLGKYLDVAIDYYTKTTDNLIFDRRVGPSVGYASLRVNDGALRNTGIEFDVTAHLLQSKKNYLDLTINGEMIQNTMLRLPIDPATGKEKIIDIDGLYGRAVGHSIFDFYTREYAGVNPETGVSEWNVYWVDSNADGVRQAAENIKSMADFEATATAETLKNVKVSRTATYADGTTKFINKSPFPTVRGAFTLNGGLGNFDISAQFLYSLGGYAYDGAYAGLMNSGGAAGGNNYHTDILARWTAKGQATDVPRLSAGQDANVNSGSTRFITKSDFLTLNNVQIGYKVPSKFFQNSPISGVYLWVSGDNLFLASARAGFNPSSAETGGSDTYRYSPLSTLTAGLRVKF, from the coding sequence ATGAAAACAAAAATTACTAGCCTTTTGACACTAATATTAGTGTTCATGATGCAGGTATCGTTCGCCCAGAAAGCAACGAAAACTGTAACAGGTACGGTAGCAGATGAGAACGGCCAACCTTTAGTGGGCGCATCTGTCATCGTAAATGGAACAAAAACGGGAACAAACACAGACAAGTCTGGTAAGTTCTCCATCGCCGCGGCTGATGGCCAAAGCTTAACTTTCAGCTTTGTAGGTTACAACAAATCTACTGTAGCTGTAACGAGTGCCACTTCATCTGTTCAAGTAGCATTAACATCTGACAACACGTTAGATGAAGTTATCGTAACGTCTTATAGCACGTCTACAAAACAATCCTTTACAGGTACGGCGAAAGTCGTAGATGCAAAAAACATCGAGCGTAAAAACTTCTCTAACATCTCTAAGGGATTAGCGGGTGAAGCTGCCGGTGTGACTGTCATCAACTCTTCTGGACAACCAGGTACTTCAGCGGCTATTCGTATCCGTGGTATCGGTACGGTTAACGGTAGCCGTGGTCCACTTTACGTGTTAGACGGTGTGCCTTTTGAAGGAAACATTAACTCGATTAACCCAGGTGATATCGAAAACACTACTATCTTAAAAGATGCGGCTGCAACAGCGATCTACGGTTCTCGTGGAGCGAATGGTGTGGTAGTAATCAACACGAAGAAAGGTAGCAAAACGGGTGATGCAGTGATTGAACTAGAATTAAAGTCTGGTCAAAACATGAGCTTATTGCCTCGTTACAGCACAATCAAATCCCCAGAGCAATACATTGGTTTAACTTGGGAAGGTTGGTACAATAGAGGTGTTGCGTTAGCAAATGCTAACCCAACGGCTTACGCTAACACAAACTTGTTTGCTAACATGCCTAACTACAATATGTGGACGGTTCCTGCGGCTCAATTAATTGACCCAGTGACAAGACAAGTTGTACCAGGTACACAACGTCGTTATATCCCAGAAAACTGGGCTGATTACGCATTCCAAAACTCGAATCGTAACGAAGCGAACTTGAAAATCTCAGGTGGAAACAGCAAAACACGTTATTTCGCTTCTTATGGAGCATTAGAAGACGTAGGTTACTCTGTAAACACAGACTACAAGCGTTATTCTACTCGTTTGAACTTAACACACAACCCTAAGTCTTGGTTAAGCTCGACTACGAACATTGGTTACTCGTATGGTGTGACTAACAACCCAGGTCAATCATCTGACTCCGGTTCTGTATTCTGGTTTGTGGATAACTTGCCACCGATCTATCCATTATTCTTACACGATAACACAACATCACAATACGTACGTGATCCATACTACAATGGATACCAATACGATTACGGTGTAGGTCGTGGTTTTGGTGCATTAACGAACTCGATTGCAGATGCTAAATTAGGTATCCGTAACACGAAGTCACACGATGTGAATGCATCTACTTCATTGAATATTCAAATTACTCCAGGTTTGTCATTAGAAAACAAATTAGGTTTACAATATTCAAATGCTTCTTTGGATAACCAAAACAACCCCTTCTACGGTCCTAACGCAGGTCAAGGTGGTTATATCTACAAGCAAAAAACAGAAAACTTAAACTACAACTTGTTAAACTTATTACGTTACAAGAAGTCGTTTGATGTGCATAATTTTGAAGCCTTCGTAGCACACGAAAGCTATGCAACAGAGACGAAGTTCATGTGGGCTTCTATGTACAAGTTAGTAATGCCAGACGGAGTTGAATTCAACAACGCGGTTATCTCTAACCCTCCAGGATCTTACTTAAATAACTACTCATTAGAGTCTTATTTTGGACAATTAAACTACGATTACGATGGCAAATACTTCTTATCTGCTACGGTAAGACGTGACGGATCTTCTCGTTTCTTGAAAAACAAATGGGGTGATTTCGGTTCAGTAGGTGCTGCTTGGTTAGTATCTAAAGAAGCGTTCATGGAAAATGTTCCATTGATCAAAGACTTGAAGTTAAAAGCTTCTTATGGTTTAATTGGAGAGCAAGGTGGTATCGGTCTTTATCCTGGATATGACTTATTCCAAGTACAGAACTTGAACTCAAACATTTCTTTATCATTCGTTTCAAAGGGTAACCCAGATTTAACATGGGAGGTTTCGAAGCAAATGCAGGTAGGTGCTGAATTCAAATTAGGCAAATACTTAGATGTTGCCATTGACTACTATACGAAGACAACTGATAACTTGATCTTCGATCGCCGTGTAGGACCTTCAGTAGGTTATGCATCTCTTCGTGTAAACGATGGTGCTTTACGTAATACAGGTATCGAATTCGATGTAACGGCACACTTGTTACAATCGAAGAAGAACTACTTAGATTTAACGATCAATGGTGAGATGATCCAAAACACGATGCTTCGTTTACCAATCGATCCAGCAACGGGTAAGGAGAAAATCATCGACATCGACGGTTTATATGGTAGAGCAGTAGGTCACTCGATCTTCGATTTCTACACACGTGAGTACGCAGGTGTTAACCCAGAGACAGGTGTTTCTGAGTGGAACGTATATTGGGTAGATTCTAACGCGGATGGTGTTCGTCAAGCGGCGGAAAACATCAAGTCAATGGCTGATTTCGAAGCAACTGCAACGGCAGAAACATTGAAAAATGTAAAAGTTTCTCGTACTGCTACGTATGCGGATGGTACAACTAAATTTATCAACAAATCCCCATTCCCTACTGTTAGAGGAGCGTTCACGTTAAATGGTGGTTTAGGTAACTTTGACATCAGTGCACAATTCCTTTACAGCTTAGGCGGTTACGCTTATGATGGTGCTTATGCTGGTTTAATGAACTCAGGTGGTGCTGCAGGTGGTAATAACTACCACACAGATATCTTAGCTCGTTGGACAGCAAAAGGTCAAGCAACTGACGTACCTCGTTTATCTGCTGGACAAGATGCGAACGTAAATTCAGGATCAACTCGTTTCATTACGAAATCAGATTTCTTAACGTTGAACAACGTTCAAATCGGTTACAAGGTTCCTAGTAAATTCTTCCAAAACAGCCCAATTTCAGGTGTTTACCTTTGGGTGTCTGGAGATAATTTATTCTTAGCTTCTGCAAGAGCTGGTTTCAACCCAAGCTCAGCTGAAACAGGAGGATCTGATACCTACCGTTATTCTCCATTGTCTACATTGACAGCTGGTTTACGCGTTAAGTTTTAA
- a CDS encoding RagB/SusD family nutrient uptake outer membrane protein — protein sequence MKTVYKFLFAAVLMGTVSCKEEFLQTEPTELISANQIAEASALNPGLQSANVAGIYATMYGAGTGGTSGHDDFGHKSYDMYGDLLSGDMALTSVIYGWFRTITEFQTTVDYTQQDNYQVWRFYYRLIFAANTVIDGLGGSDAIPATAAGRWYMGQAKAMRAFSYFYLAQYFQNEYNPSEKILPLYKNTTDPNLPKSSAADVYALMVKDLTDAQSLLSDFSRANKSEVNASVAKGMLAYVHGAMGNNAAMKTVTADVIANGGFKIMTAAEVTGGFNNLGTSQWMWGVDITVDSKLNLISWWGQMDLYTYSYAWAGDIKGMDKALYDAIPANDIRKTQFSAANKLAPIGKFYHPNKVIGGQRTIDADYIYMRVEEMYLLNAEACAKTGDEAGARKSLKAIVSLRVPDASYIDALTGKALQDEIYFQTRVELWGEGKSYLSLKRNKGTTNRGSNHLKFVATPVPHNDTRLTFKIPIEEVQNNPNLNK from the coding sequence ATGAAAACAGTATATAAATTTTTATTTGCGGCTGTCCTAATGGGAACAGTTAGTTGTAAAGAAGAATTTTTACAGACGGAACCTACCGAATTGATTTCAGCGAATCAAATCGCGGAAGCGTCTGCTTTAAATCCGGGTTTACAATCTGCGAACGTAGCAGGTATTTATGCAACGATGTATGGCGCGGGAACGGGCGGTACGTCAGGACACGATGACTTTGGTCATAAGTCTTACGATATGTATGGTGACTTATTATCAGGTGACATGGCTTTAACTTCGGTTATCTATGGCTGGTTCAGAACAATCACAGAATTCCAAACAACAGTAGATTATACGCAACAAGATAACTACCAAGTATGGCGTTTCTACTACCGCCTTATCTTTGCTGCTAACACAGTAATTGATGGTTTAGGTGGTAGCGATGCGATCCCTGCAACAGCAGCTGGTCGTTGGTACATGGGTCAAGCGAAGGCGATGCGTGCATTCTCGTATTTCTACTTAGCACAGTATTTCCAAAACGAATACAACCCATCTGAGAAGATTTTACCATTATACAAAAACACAACAGATCCTAACTTGCCTAAGAGCTCAGCAGCGGATGTGTATGCGCTAATGGTGAAAGATTTAACAGACGCACAATCTTTATTGTCTGACTTCTCTCGTGCAAACAAATCAGAAGTAAATGCTTCCGTAGCGAAAGGTATGTTAGCGTATGTTCACGGTGCGATGGGTAACAACGCAGCGATGAAAACGGTTACTGCTGATGTAATTGCAAACGGTGGTTTCAAAATCATGACAGCTGCTGAGGTAACTGGAGGATTTAATAACCTAGGTACAAGCCAATGGATGTGGGGTGTAGACATCACAGTAGATTCTAAGTTAAACTTGATCTCTTGGTGGGGCCAAATGGACCTTTACACGTACTCATACGCTTGGGCAGGTGATATCAAAGGTATGGATAAGGCATTATATGATGCGATCCCTGCAAATGACATCAGAAAGACACAATTCTCTGCTGCGAATAAGTTAGCTCCTATCGGTAAGTTCTACCACCCGAACAAAGTGATCGGTGGTCAAAGAACAATCGACGCGGATTATATCTACATGCGTGTGGAAGAGATGTACTTGTTAAATGCAGAAGCTTGTGCTAAAACAGGTGACGAAGCAGGGGCAAGAAAATCTTTGAAAGCGATTGTATCGCTACGTGTTCCTGATGCCTCTTACATCGATGCGTTAACAGGAAAAGCGTTACAAGATGAGATTTACTTCCAAACTCGCGTTGAGCTTTGGGGTGAAGGAAAGTCGTACTTATCATTGAAGCGTAACAAGGGAACTACAAACCGTGGATCAAACCACTTGAAGTTTGTAGCTACTCCAGTTCCTCACAACGATACACGTTTAACTTTCAAGATTCCTATCGAAGAAGTTCAAAACAACCCGAACTTGAACAAGTAA
- a CDS encoding M28 family peptidase, with protein MKKIFLLLALPLLAQAQQIDKIITRSETERIETYLASDELAGRKPFTPGIEKAAQFISAEFEKAGLQKTNGSYLQSFPMYQSKLISVSGGLDEQSIESKKVAIISKETSIQIDEKSGFEVVSIKEGENFGQNAYRIMSAKKPTIAFLHESFAKFIPRLSGRGPLRENQATIIFMVANTIPTKFKVSATQQVEKLQLSNVVGILPGKSRPNEYVIFSGHYDHLGIGKPVAGDSIYNGANDDAAGTTAVMMLAKYYAKKRDNERTLIFAAFTAEESGGHGSAYFSKQFNPDQVMAMFNLEMIGTESKWGKNSAYITGYEKSSMGEILKKNLVGSPFTFYPDPYLDQNLFYRSDNATLAELGVPAHTISTSKMDSEPNYHKASDEVQTLDLDNMTEIIKAIAKSATSIISGQDTPSRVDTSKLK; from the coding sequence ATGAAAAAAATCTTCTTACTCTTAGCGCTACCATTATTGGCTCAAGCGCAGCAAATTGACAAAATCATTACACGCTCAGAAACCGAGCGTATCGAAACTTATTTAGCTTCTGACGAGCTGGCGGGCAGAAAACCATTCACGCCGGGTATCGAAAAGGCCGCGCAATTTATCTCTGCTGAATTCGAGAAAGCGGGTTTGCAGAAGACCAATGGTTCTTATTTGCAGAGTTTTCCGATGTATCAATCGAAACTTATTTCTGTTTCCGGTGGTCTAGATGAACAATCTATAGAGTCAAAAAAGGTCGCCATTATTTCTAAAGAAACCTCCATCCAGATCGACGAGAAATCCGGTTTCGAAGTGGTGAGCATTAAGGAAGGAGAGAATTTTGGCCAAAATGCCTACCGCATTATGAGCGCAAAAAAACCAACGATCGCCTTCTTACACGAGAGCTTTGCTAAATTCATTCCGCGCCTTTCCGGCAGAGGTCCGCTGAGAGAAAATCAAGCCACGATTATTTTCATGGTTGCGAATACCATTCCTACGAAGTTTAAAGTAAGCGCGACGCAGCAAGTAGAGAAACTACAACTATCTAACGTCGTGGGAATCCTTCCCGGCAAAAGCCGTCCGAACGAATATGTCATTTTCTCTGGCCACTACGACCATTTAGGCATAGGCAAACCGGTAGCAGGTGATTCCATCTACAATGGCGCAAACGACGATGCCGCCGGAACTACAGCGGTGATGATGTTAGCCAAATACTACGCTAAGAAGCGCGATAATGAACGGACCTTGATCTTTGCGGCCTTCACGGCAGAGGAGAGTGGGGGACACGGCAGCGCCTATTTCTCGAAGCAATTTAATCCGGATCAAGTGATGGCGATGTTCAATCTTGAGATGATCGGTACAGAAAGTAAATGGGGCAAAAACAGTGCCTACATCACCGGTTACGAGAAGTCATCGATGGGGGAAATTCTGAAGAAGAATTTAGTCGGTTCTCCCTTCACGTTTTATCCAGATCCCTATCTAGACCAAAATTTATTCTATCGCTCTGACAATGCCACGCTAGCAGAATTAGGCGTTCCAGCTCATACGATTTCAACGTCTAAGATGGACAGCGAGCCTAATTACCACAAGGCGAGTGATGAGGTACAGACTTTGGACCTAGATAATATGACCGAAATCATTAAGGCCATCGCGAAGAGCGCGACCAGTATTATTTCTGGACAAGATACCCCTAGCCGCGTAGATACGTCCAAGCTGAAATAA
- a CDS encoding cytochrome-c peroxidase, which produces MRLYTLVLSLLLFSCKDSLDTVTSDPYTEIPKALSINPLALENYAAQGKPAYVNKDNTGANAITDKAATLGRVLFYDKNLSINNTIACASCHKQEFAFGDTAISSLGVENGRTERHSMRLINTRYANEAKFFWNERAASLEAQTTMPIVDHLEMGFSGQTGRGTITSLITKLNGKGYYKELFKLAYGDATITEARMQTALAQFIRSIQSFDSKYDIGRAQVGNDGAPFPNFTAQENAGKALFINPPIFNAASERIGGGFGCQGCHQAPEFDIDPNSRNNGFIGVIGNTQNDLNNTRSPSLRDILNASGVANTPFMHTAASATIRQVLNHYNTIAANPRNTNLDARLKPNNIGQNLQMTPDEINSMVAFLRTLTGKDVYTNKKWGNPFL; this is translated from the coding sequence ATGCGTCTATACACTCTAGTTCTCAGTCTATTATTATTCAGCTGCAAGGATTCGCTGGATACCGTTACTTCGGATCCGTATACAGAAATCCCAAAAGCCCTTTCCATCAATCCGCTCGCTTTAGAGAATTATGCCGCGCAAGGTAAGCCGGCCTACGTCAATAAGGATAATACCGGGGCGAATGCCATCACCGATAAGGCTGCGACGCTAGGTCGCGTGTTATTTTACGACAAGAATCTGAGTATTAATAATACGATCGCCTGTGCGAGCTGCCATAAGCAGGAGTTTGCCTTTGGGGATACCGCTATTTCCAGTTTAGGCGTGGAAAATGGGCGGACGGAACGGCACTCGATGCGTTTGATCAATACGCGTTATGCGAATGAGGCGAAGTTTTTCTGGAACGAGCGTGCGGCGAGTCTAGAGGCGCAGACGACGATGCCCATTGTGGATCACTTGGAGATGGGTTTTAGTGGCCAAACCGGGCGCGGCACGATCACTTCGCTCATCACAAAACTCAATGGAAAGGGCTATTACAAAGAACTCTTTAAGCTCGCTTATGGTGATGCGACGATAACGGAGGCACGGATGCAAACGGCTTTGGCCCAATTTATTCGCAGCATTCAATCCTTCGACTCGAAATACGATATAGGCCGCGCACAAGTAGGAAATGATGGTGCCCCTTTCCCTAATTTCACTGCTCAAGAAAATGCCGGGAAGGCCTTGTTTATCAATCCACCTATCTTTAATGCCGCAAGCGAACGCATTGGCGGAGGCTTCGGATGCCAAGGTTGTCACCAAGCCCCTGAATTTGACATTGACCCGAACTCGCGTAATAATGGTTTTATCGGTGTGATCGGTAACACCCAAAACGACCTAAATAACACACGTTCCCCTTCTTTACGGGACATTTTAAATGCTTCGGGAGTAGCGAATACGCCCTTCATGCATACGGCTGCTTCTGCTACGATTCGCCAGGTGTTGAATCACTATAATACGATTGCGGCTAACCCCCGTAACACGAATTTGGATGCGCGTTTGAAACCAAATAACATAGGCCAAAACCTCCAAATGACTCCTGATGAAATCAATTCCATGGTCGCCTTTTTGCGCACCTTAACCGGAAAGGATGTCTATACAAACAAGAAATGGGGGAATCCTTTTCTGTAG